The following proteins are co-located in the Procambarus clarkii isolate CNS0578487 chromosome 4, FALCON_Pclarkii_2.0, whole genome shotgun sequence genome:
- the LOC138372042 gene encoding uncharacterized protein: MLKNAPNKLGGNRYKVQTLSQMGGASCGDTVRRMMKRIGTYGVWSQYSLVGRKRKRVFKTLDICNVIIKACINTHTNATERDVETSIADMLKNAPNKHGGNRYKGGEARIHVHHIAESDMTNNENSGEPGAWHTAESSLMSI; encoded by the exons atgttgaagaacgccccaaacaaactcggtggaaacagatacaag gtccagacgctgtctcaaatgggcggtgcaagctgtggagacacagtgagacgaatgatgaagaggatagggacctatggggtctggtctcagtattcactcgttgggcgcaagaggaaacgtgtcttcaaaaccttggatatttgtaatgtaataataa aagcctgtatcaacacccacactaatgcaactgaaagagatgttgagacaagtattgctgatatgttgaagaacgccccaaacaaacacggtggaaacagatacaag ggtggtgaagcaagaatacatgtgcatcacatagcagagtcggatatgacgaataatgaaaacagcggagagcctggtgcatggcataccgctgaatcttctctaatgtctatatag